One segment of Metallosphaera cuprina Ar-4 DNA contains the following:
- a CDS encoding winged helix-turn-helix domain-containing protein, which translates to MKSRRTSIEIVADILEVVSSGSGSKSSVMKNANLSEGLAGKYLDILRSKGLIDYVEGSYKLTEKGRQMLANFREIRKLELRLNELLNSTISQLS; encoded by the coding sequence GTGAAGAGTAGGAGAACGTCTATTGAGATTGTAGCGGACATATTGGAGGTAGTGAGTTCAGGTTCAGGAAGCAAATCTTCGGTAATGAAGAACGCTAATCTAAGCGAAGGGCTTGCAGGTAAATACTTAGACATACTCAGATCTAAAGGGCTAATAGATTATGTAGAGGGATCGTACAAGCTGACAGAAAAAGGAAGACAGATGTTGGCTAACTTTAGGGAAATAAGGAAACTAGAGTTAAGGCTAAATGAACTCTTAAATTCAACTATATCTCAACTTTCTTAA
- a CDS encoding radical SAM protein: protein MTLRLGEVKPISSPDWVRLSFGADMVLGFSPGKFLRGALNTTINLLQYYPDGCKANCIYCGQAREVSQGPDCKTLIRVEWPIRPLNQVLERIKERQGDPDLGLQRICVGQLAHPRASPDSIEITKRIREHGIELQISELVTATYTSRDDMIKMKEAGANMIDVAIDAASKRVFDSVRGKPVRSMHSWERYLKGIDDAVEVFGKMNAGIHLIIGLGETEKEAVNLMLYAHSRGAKISLFAFYPEEMTPMENRKPVPVHVYRRMQLARWLIENDLAKAEDFIFNEKEQLVDINLSSDLTFRELSGAFLTSGCPGCNRPYSNERPGDRLRNIPWYPSEKQTLNALKASKLPSVKRFLE, encoded by the coding sequence ATGACTCTAAGATTAGGTGAGGTAAAACCAATAAGCAGCCCCGATTGGGTAAGGCTAAGTTTCGGGGCAGATATGGTTTTAGGTTTTTCTCCAGGGAAGTTCCTACGTGGAGCCCTAAATACAACTATAAACCTACTCCAATACTATCCTGACGGATGCAAGGCAAATTGTATATATTGTGGTCAAGCCAGGGAGGTTAGTCAAGGACCAGATTGTAAGACGCTTATAAGGGTTGAGTGGCCAATTCGTCCTCTAAACCAGGTACTAGAGAGGATTAAAGAGAGGCAGGGGGATCCAGATCTAGGCCTTCAGAGAATATGTGTAGGCCAATTGGCTCATCCTAGAGCGTCGCCTGATTCGATAGAGATCACTAAGCGTATAAGAGAGCATGGCATAGAGCTTCAGATATCAGAGCTAGTTACTGCTACCTACACTTCCAGAGACGATATGATCAAAATGAAGGAAGCTGGAGCTAACATGATAGACGTGGCGATAGATGCTGCCAGTAAGAGAGTGTTTGATTCTGTTAGAGGGAAGCCCGTGAGGAGTATGCACAGCTGGGAGAGATATTTGAAGGGAATAGATGACGCTGTGGAAGTGTTCGGGAAGATGAACGCTGGGATTCACCTAATTATCGGACTGGGAGAAACAGAGAAGGAGGCTGTGAATCTTATGCTCTACGCTCACTCCAGAGGCGCGAAGATAAGTCTATTCGCCTTCTATCCGGAGGAAATGACGCCTATGGAGAACCGAAAACCAGTTCCAGTTCACGTTTATAGAAGAATGCAGCTGGCTAGGTGGCTTATCGAAAACGATCTGGCAAAGGCTGAGGACTTCATCTTTAACGAAAAGGAACAACTAGTGGACATAAACCTTAGTTCAGATTTGACCTTCAGGGAACTGTCTGGAGCCTTTTTAACTAGTGGATGCCCTGGCTGTAATAGACCTTACTCTAATGAGAGGCCCGGAGATAGGTTGAGAAATATACCTTGGTATCCATCAGAGAAGCAGACACTGAACGCGCTTAAGGCATCCAAGCTACCCTCCGTAAAGAGGTTCTTAGAGTAA
- a CDS encoding purine-nucleoside phosphorylase, with protein sequence MNPVHILSKKGEIAENVLIVGDPGRAELLSNLLDSPKLVNKNRGFLVYTGEFKSSKVSIATHGIGGPSIAIVFEELLMLGGKTFVRLGTAGALRPEIKLGEYIIPSGASYNPGGLFFQYTGDLTSVSAVPDYDLASALVNELGREGYKYTVGNVFSSDAFYAEDENFVKRWSSRGNIGVEMECATLFFLSKLRGAKSAAVLVVSDNLASGGEWISREDLEKSVINAAKSILTVFSKL encoded by the coding sequence GTGAATCCGGTACATATACTATCAAAAAAAGGGGAAATTGCTGAAAACGTCTTGATAGTAGGCGACCCAGGGAGAGCTGAGCTATTATCTAATCTTTTGGACTCTCCAAAACTAGTTAACAAGAACCGAGGATTTCTAGTGTACACTGGAGAATTTAAGAGCTCTAAGGTATCCATTGCCACGCATGGGATAGGAGGTCCCTCGATTGCCATAGTCTTTGAAGAGCTCCTCATGTTAGGGGGCAAGACGTTCGTAAGGTTAGGTACGGCTGGAGCTTTAAGACCGGAGATAAAATTGGGGGAGTATATAATACCCTCAGGAGCTTCATATAATCCAGGTGGACTTTTCTTTCAATATACAGGAGATTTAACTTCAGTTTCAGCTGTCCCTGACTATGATTTAGCTTCAGCCCTCGTTAACGAGTTAGGGCGGGAAGGATACAAGTACACTGTAGGGAACGTTTTCAGTAGCGACGCGTTTTATGCTGAGGATGAAAACTTCGTCAAAAGATGGTCGTCTAGAGGGAACATAGGAGTGGAAATGGAATGTGCAACTCTCTTCTTCCTTAGCAAATTGAGGGGAGCTAAGTCAGCAGCTGTTCTGGTTGTTAGCGACAACTTGGCCTCTGGAGGGGAATGGATATCAAGGGAAGATCTTGAGAAGAGCGTTATCAATGCGGCAAAATCAATTTTAACCGTATTTTCGAAGTTGTAG
- a CDS encoding CoA-binding protein: MEEEIRYVLTNFKRIATIGFSKDPDKPSHRVPKFLLEHGYTVYPVNPTVMEILGRRSYQTLNDIQDEVDVVQVFRPSKDVPKITDEVIKRKRERGDVKVMWLQEGIRDDSSAERARKDGIIVIQDKCMYKEYVKLFGG, translated from the coding sequence ATGGAGGAGGAAATAAGATATGTTCTAACCAATTTCAAGAGGATTGCCACCATAGGATTCTCTAAGGATCCTGATAAACCTTCTCATAGAGTACCTAAGTTCCTCCTAGAACACGGTTACACTGTTTATCCGGTTAACCCCACTGTGATGGAAATCTTAGGTAGGAGATCCTATCAAACATTAAATGACATACAGGATGAGGTTGACGTAGTTCAGGTGTTTAGACCCTCCAAAGACGTCCCTAAAATAACTGACGAGGTTATTAAAAGGAAGAGAGAAAGGGGAGACGTCAAGGTAATGTGGTTACAAGAAGGGATTAGAGATGACAGCTCAGCAGAGAGGGCCAGAAAGGATGGGATTATAGTCATCCAAGACAAATGTATGTATAAAGAGTACGTGAAGCTTTTCGGAGGATAG
- the lrs14 gene encoding HTH-type transcriptional regulator Lrs14 has protein sequence MEVQKLKARLPSGREVGLVEALSFCYDISDTDFQILKALINLGPKTEDDLASVLKLSKASINRSVNKLISIGFVERVKDQGSKGGRPRYIYKAVEADFLAEKMSKDFEYCAKLFSGLTPGELKSFQKT, from the coding sequence ATGGAAGTCCAAAAATTAAAAGCAAGGCTACCCTCGGGGAGGGAAGTAGGCCTAGTTGAGGCCTTAAGTTTCTGTTATGACATCTCAGACACTGATTTTCAGATACTCAAAGCCCTCATAAACTTAGGGCCTAAAACCGAAGACGATCTGGCTTCAGTTCTAAAGTTGAGCAAGGCGTCTATAAATAGATCTGTCAACAAGTTAATATCAATAGGATTCGTGGAGAGAGTAAAAGATCAAGGGTCAAAGGGAGGAAGGCCTAGGTACATATACAAGGCCGTAGAAGCTGATTTCCTTGCGGAAAAAATGTCAAAAGATTTCGAATATTGCGCAAAGTTGTTTAGTGGTTTAACCCCCGGAGAACTTAAGAGTTTTCAGAAGACTTAG
- a CDS encoding lipoate--protein ligase family protein yields MTDFRFIIERGPQYRILAGEEALLDSVSEGADPMLRFVIFDPQAILLGYHQSAEQEINLERAKLKGWHIGRRPTGGGTIMMGPGQLGWEIYADSSMLGGSPESAMRKSADAVISTLSKYGVSANFRPKNDVEVQGRKISGLGAFSVGKHISVTGTILVDFDVEEMIETLKLSTEKMKDKVSKAFKDRLTWLGRELGEQVDMEDVIAKAKEAFQQSLGVELEEGYYTEKEKESISELELKYKSHEWVFGLRKSLEGENVRRGEIKLPGGLFRAEVKMAGKGLIESVLITGDFFVEPRRSIYDLEARLKWTRVEDVRSEMLDWFKGVKIIGVDQDKLIEFIEGLVR; encoded by the coding sequence ATGACTGACTTCAGGTTCATTATAGAGAGAGGTCCTCAGTACAGGATTCTGGCAGGCGAGGAAGCTCTCTTGGATTCTGTCTCTGAAGGCGCAGATCCTATGCTGAGGTTCGTTATTTTCGACCCTCAAGCTATATTGTTAGGTTATCATCAGTCCGCAGAACAGGAAATAAACCTAGAAAGGGCTAAGCTTAAGGGTTGGCATATAGGAAGGAGGCCAACAGGTGGAGGTACGATAATGATGGGCCCAGGTCAATTAGGCTGGGAGATATACGCGGATTCTTCAATGTTGGGTGGGTCGCCAGAATCTGCTATGAGGAAGTCGGCTGACGCAGTCATATCCACGCTAAGCAAATATGGGGTGAGCGCTAACTTCAGGCCTAAGAACGACGTTGAGGTGCAAGGTAGGAAGATATCCGGGCTTGGAGCCTTTTCTGTTGGCAAACACATTTCCGTCACCGGAACTATATTAGTTGACTTTGATGTGGAGGAGATGATAGAAACGTTGAAGCTAAGTACAGAAAAGATGAAGGATAAGGTTTCAAAGGCCTTCAAAGATAGACTAACTTGGTTAGGTCGTGAGTTGGGCGAACAGGTAGATATGGAGGACGTTATAGCTAAGGCTAAGGAAGCTTTTCAACAATCTCTAGGGGTGGAACTGGAAGAAGGGTACTATACCGAGAAGGAAAAGGAAAGCATTAGCGAACTTGAGCTGAAGTATAAGTCTCACGAGTGGGTCTTCGGTCTGAGGAAATCTCTCGAAGGGGAGAACGTAAGGCGAGGAGAGATCAAATTACCGGGCGGACTGTTTAGAGCTGAAGTTAAGATGGCTGGAAAGGGATTGATAGAGTCCGTCCTAATAACAGGAGACTTCTTCGTGGAGCCTAGGAGGAGCATTTACGATCTTGAGGCTAGATTGAAATGGACTAGGGTTGAAGACGTTAGGAGCGAGATGTTAGACTGGTTTAAGGGAGTCAAGATCATAGGAGTGGACCAGGACAAATTGATCGAATTCATAGAGGGGTTAGTGAGATGA
- a CDS encoding HD domain-containing protein has translation MKLIRDPIHGYIEVPDKIVPIISHPFFQRLRHIKQTALAYMVYPGMNHSRFEHSLGAMHLSLEFLKYVKGNSNLDLDQDTIGLIGVTALLHDIGHMPFSHTFENALSVAREVYGLDVLDKGKKTHVYLGIKIIEEVLGSLIEGRLRSSEDPVKFIINVLSENPKNSSERLAALVISNFIDADRSDYLLRDSYYAGVEYGQFDIERLKRFLYFNDGKLAVMDKALPVVEQFLLARMYMFKNVYFHSVVGLYNAILSHSIAHLLIRGEIRLPEEVTDLLNFDDNLIISKLSSVRQELRNAILYRQGFKRIKIEPNEQCLKDLEEMRDEINSDMRSSNGLFLYHEFNDIPYQEEREEAVYILTPHGVDKLKRISTLIGSLSEVKRVVFGYHPSAETLGRKYLEILNSCNKN, from the coding sequence ATGAAGTTAATAAGAGATCCCATCCACGGTTACATTGAAGTACCTGACAAGATAGTACCTATCATTTCACATCCTTTCTTCCAGAGGCTTAGGCACATAAAACAGACAGCCTTGGCTTATATGGTTTATCCTGGGATGAATCATTCGCGCTTCGAACACAGTTTAGGTGCCATGCACTTGTCATTAGAGTTTCTGAAATACGTTAAGGGTAACTCCAACTTAGATCTAGATCAAGACACTATTGGTCTAATTGGAGTCACAGCACTACTTCACGATATCGGTCACATGCCTTTCTCACATACGTTCGAGAACGCCCTCTCAGTTGCCAGGGAGGTATATGGTCTTGATGTCCTAGATAAGGGTAAGAAAACTCACGTGTATCTGGGAATAAAGATCATTGAGGAGGTGTTAGGGTCCCTGATTGAAGGACGACTAAGATCCTCTGAGGATCCAGTGAAGTTTATTATCAACGTTCTAAGTGAAAATCCAAAGAACTCTTCAGAGAGGCTAGCTGCTCTGGTCATATCTAACTTTATCGATGCCGACAGAAGCGATTACCTTCTAAGGGACTCATACTACGCAGGTGTAGAGTACGGTCAGTTCGATATAGAGAGACTTAAAAGGTTCCTCTATTTTAATGATGGAAAGCTCGCTGTAATGGATAAGGCATTACCTGTAGTTGAGCAATTCCTTCTAGCTAGAATGTACATGTTCAAGAACGTTTATTTTCATAGCGTAGTAGGGTTATACAACGCGATATTGTCTCACTCAATCGCGCACTTGCTGATACGCGGCGAGATTAGGCTACCTGAAGAAGTGACAGATCTTCTAAACTTCGATGACAACTTAATTATCTCTAAACTTTCTAGCGTTAGACAAGAGCTTAGGAACGCAATACTTTATCGACAGGGTTTCAAGAGAATTAAGATAGAGCCTAATGAACAATGTCTGAAGGATTTAGAAGAGATGCGGGATGAAATTAACAGTGATATGAGATCTTCTAATGGACTGTTCCTCTATCACGAGTTCAATGATATACCGTATCAAGAGGAGAGAGAAGAAGCCGTTTATATACTCACACCTCATGGGGTTGATAAACTAAAGCGGATTTCCACTCTTATAGGTTCCCTGAGCGAAGTGAAGAGGGTAGTATTTGGATACCATCCTTCAGCAGAGACTTTAGGTAGAAAATATCTAGAAATTTTAAACTCCTGTAACAAAAATTAG
- a CDS encoding radical SAM protein, whose protein sequence is MKPIFFYAPSLKKYETDYISSEEGWKPISVTGTSCAFSCKHCETRVLEGMEDGSTKEKFQSVMEKVSKSGQKGVILSGGSSFRGDVPVWKYSDVLRSFQNLTIIAHTGVVKSREVAKKFKDAGVKIALLDMVGDQDTIDQVLGQPFTVDDYLNSFRYLKAEGIKIAPHVIVGLSKRGLDGDLHALELLKDVNPDAVIIVGLMPLVGTPYKNVREPSPEELGEVLSRARKLFSSPVMLGCARPRGKAYLEVEKMAVDSGIDGMAFPSQETIEYAFGRREVILSHACCGNVIHDFLLRVSA, encoded by the coding sequence ATGAAACCAATATTCTTTTACGCTCCCTCCCTTAAAAAGTACGAAACGGATTACATTAGCTCTGAAGAGGGTTGGAAGCCCATATCTGTTACTGGGACTTCTTGTGCGTTTAGTTGTAAGCATTGCGAAACGAGGGTTCTGGAAGGGATGGAAGACGGCTCCACTAAGGAAAAGTTTCAGAGCGTAATGGAGAAAGTAAGCAAATCCGGCCAAAAGGGAGTTATATTGTCTGGTGGATCCTCGTTTAGAGGAGACGTCCCTGTGTGGAAGTACTCTGACGTATTGAGGAGTTTCCAAAATTTAACGATTATAGCTCACACTGGCGTAGTTAAGTCTAGAGAGGTGGCTAAGAAGTTTAAAGACGCTGGGGTCAAGATAGCCCTATTAGATATGGTAGGAGATCAAGATACGATAGACCAGGTTTTGGGTCAACCTTTCACCGTTGACGATTACCTCAATTCGTTCAGGTATCTTAAGGCAGAGGGAATTAAGATCGCCCCTCATGTCATAGTGGGGCTTAGTAAGAGAGGTTTAGACGGAGACTTACATGCGCTTGAATTGCTCAAAGATGTAAACCCTGACGCTGTTATTATTGTAGGACTGATGCCTCTAGTTGGAACCCCATATAAGAACGTGAGGGAACCTTCCCCCGAGGAGTTAGGTGAGGTTCTCTCTAGAGCTAGGAAACTCTTCTCCTCTCCTGTCATGCTAGGGTGTGCTAGGCCTAGAGGGAAGGCCTACCTGGAAGTGGAGAAGATGGCTGTTGACTCGGGGATTGACGGAATGGCTTTCCCATCCCAAGAGACAATAGAGTACGCCTTCGGAAGGAGAGAAGTTATACTGAGCCACGCATGTTGTGGGAACGTTATTCATGACTTCTTATTACGGGTGTCCGCATGA
- a CDS encoding helix-turn-helix domain-containing protein: MMETFDTLKDKKESIRCCYKITDTDVECLFKLIELREPKTSVELGKIMNLSKTTVENSMKKLIELGLVDRIKIDGKKIGRPKFLYVVSDSFQERVKTDLRKCAERILSATA, translated from the coding sequence ATGATGGAAACTTTTGATACACTGAAAGATAAGAAAGAGAGCATAAGATGTTGTTATAAGATCACTGACACGGATGTGGAGTGCCTCTTTAAGCTCATCGAACTGAGAGAACCAAAAACATCCGTTGAGCTAGGTAAAATCATGAACTTAAGTAAAACCACTGTAGAGAACAGCATGAAGAAGCTTATTGAGCTAGGTCTAGTAGATAGAATAAAAATAGATGGAAAGAAAATAGGAAGGCCTAAGTTCCTTTATGTAGTTTCAGATAGCTTCCAAGAGAGAGTCAAGACAGACCTAAGAAAGTGTGCAGAGAGGATATTATCAGCAACCGCCTAA
- a CDS encoding sulfurtransferase TusA family protein translates to MEELNLLDLECPEPFMRVAAKLMKMKEGKLKVTFRDPKCDEMIMEAVKLMDCKVLEHSSNNGTFTLVLEKSNAPGNENKVQELGGC, encoded by the coding sequence ATGGAGGAGTTAAATCTTCTAGATCTTGAGTGCCCTGAACCTTTCATGAGAGTAGCTGCGAAGCTTATGAAGATGAAGGAGGGCAAACTGAAAGTAACTTTCAGAGATCCAAAGTGCGATGAGATGATTATGGAGGCAGTGAAACTTATGGACTGCAAAGTGTTGGAGCACTCCTCCAATAACGGTACGTTCACCCTAGTTCTAGAAAAGAGTAACGCGCCTGGAAATGAAAACAAAGTTCAAGAGTTAGGCGGTTGCTGA
- a CDS encoding 7-cyano-7-deazaguanine synthase: MKSLFLVSGGLDSTSGMFRYKDIDYDCMIINYGQRSYRQQRKYAEINCNKLEKKLIVLDARGIGEAFNRDKTLIPHEPILHRNAAIIPIVLVYASERGYSDVYVFIVSEECKYEPNKPKVLSLLSSLAETLNVKLVFPFIGLPKAQVLKIGMNHGMNPANTYSCILGHRCHCGKCSQCEARKQAFINAGVKDETVYM; this comes from the coding sequence ATGAAGTCACTCTTCCTCGTTTCTGGTGGATTAGATTCAACGTCAGGTATGTTCAGATATAAGGATATCGATTACGATTGCATGATAATAAACTATGGACAGAGATCATATAGGCAACAACGGAAATATGCGGAAATAAATTGTAATAAATTAGAGAAAAAATTGATAGTTTTAGATGCGAGAGGGATTGGAGAGGCTTTCAATCGAGATAAAACTCTGATACCCCACGAGCCTATACTCCATCGAAACGCCGCAATTATTCCTATTGTGTTAGTCTACGCCTCTGAGAGGGGTTATTCTGACGTTTACGTCTTCATAGTGAGTGAGGAGTGCAAATATGAGCCGAACAAGCCTAAGGTACTAAGCTTGCTCTCCTCCTTAGCGGAGACACTCAATGTGAAGTTAGTGTTCCCTTTTATAGGCCTGCCTAAGGCTCAGGTGTTGAAAATAGGGATGAACCATGGGATGAACCCTGCTAACACATACTCTTGCATTTTAGGCCACAGATGCCACTGCGGAAAATGCTCCCAATGTGAGGCTAGAAAACAAGCTTTCATTAACGCTGGAGTAAAAGATGAAACGGTTTACATGTGA
- a CDS encoding phosphomevalonate kinase, which yields MEVSAPGKILWIGSYSVVFGGISHVIAINKRVRCKHERSDRLEFITSYGIFKEGENELIDSVLKVIRERFPIIKGRIHLVNDEGFQIDGKKTGLGSSSAATVALTACLMRVLTGEFDLNEIYRLSQKANYLRQKGIGSGFDIAAATFGSVVYRRFKDVEKVDSTVKPLRVHDYQILLGFTGRSANTIDLVRRFHQMENVPRFKELMKEIEIDNEMAIKLLEMGMLDNAIPHIKLARRYLNVLAKDVVGLEIENEEDRKIIELAERNGAFISLMPGAGGGDLIMAMGEDLKRVEQAWQRIGIKTIYVRQDEGVRVENRS from the coding sequence ATGGAGGTCAGTGCTCCAGGTAAGATACTCTGGATAGGAAGTTACTCCGTCGTGTTTGGAGGAATCTCTCACGTCATCGCTATCAATAAGCGAGTTAGATGTAAACATGAAAGGTCGGATAGACTGGAGTTCATAACAAGCTATGGTATTTTTAAAGAGGGAGAGAATGAATTGATAGATAGCGTACTTAAAGTCATCAGGGAGAGGTTTCCTATAATCAAGGGTAGGATACACCTAGTGAACGATGAGGGATTCCAGATCGATGGCAAGAAGACTGGTCTAGGTAGCTCGTCAGCTGCAACTGTAGCGTTAACTGCATGCTTGATGAGAGTGTTAACGGGAGAGTTTGACCTCAACGAGATATATAGGCTTTCTCAAAAGGCTAACTACCTAAGACAAAAGGGAATAGGGAGCGGCTTTGATATTGCGGCAGCGACCTTTGGTAGTGTGGTCTACAGAAGGTTCAAGGACGTTGAGAAAGTTGACTCAACGGTGAAGCCTCTTAGAGTGCACGACTATCAAATTCTCTTAGGTTTCACAGGAAGGAGCGCCAATACAATAGACTTGGTAAGGAGATTTCATCAGATGGAAAACGTTCCCAGATTTAAGGAATTGATGAAAGAAATAGAGATCGATAATGAGATGGCAATCAAGCTCTTGGAAATGGGGATGCTAGACAACGCGATACCTCATATAAAGTTAGCAAGGAGGTACTTAAACGTGCTGGCCAAGGATGTAGTTGGTTTAGAAATAGAAAACGAGGAGGACAGAAAGATTATTGAATTAGCGGAAAGGAACGGTGCTTTCATATCCTTAATGCCCGGGGCAGGAGGCGGAGACCTCATTATGGCTATGGGCGAAGATTTAAAGAGAGTGGAACAGGCGTGGCAAAGGATAGGGATTAAAACGATTTACGTCAGACAAGACGAAGGTGTGCGAGTTGAGAATAGAAGCTGA
- a CDS encoding HAD family hydrolase, with product MEFGIWLDGVILNQDITDTLSSIYKGIQAKVEPSTEINPDWSDFYKKIRDRGKLFILSPFSKEITQGVLNSLGINESFVYNNGRTKPSKEPTERLVNEFKIDPLRLVIIGSSPLDLLSARFFDSRIKVACVVRRRDCSRYSPFVMAKNLHMLFESLNRLGLLD from the coding sequence ATGGAATTTGGGATATGGCTTGACGGAGTTATTTTAAACCAGGACATCACCGATACGCTCTCCTCTATCTATAAGGGGATTCAAGCGAAGGTGGAACCGAGCACAGAGATCAATCCTGACTGGTCCGATTTCTATAAGAAAATAAGGGATAGGGGTAAACTGTTTATCCTCTCTCCTTTCTCTAAAGAGATAACACAAGGTGTGTTAAACTCTTTAGGAATAAACGAGAGCTTCGTATACAATAATGGGAGGACAAAGCCCTCAAAGGAACCAACAGAGAGGCTTGTGAACGAGTTTAAAATCGATCCGTTAAGGCTGGTGATCATAGGCTCCTCACCGTTAGATCTGCTCTCGGCTAGGTTCTTCGACTCCAGGATTAAGGTTGCGTGTGTCGTGAGGAGAAGGGATTGCAGTAGATATAGTCCTTTCGTTATGGCCAAGAACCTTCACATGTTGTTTGAGTCTCTAAATAGGTTGGGCCTATTGGACTGA
- a CDS encoding glycine cleavage system protein H has protein sequence MEINGFSFPEELLYDPEKHVWLKLDGNLATLGITDLGQYMTGKIFQVSTKNVGDKITSRTPVFTIESAKWVGKFRFPITGEVIEVNKEVIDNSGLLNEDPYKNWIVKIKVDSIDRNAFKPLSEVIQLFEREAGRIVKR, from the coding sequence ATGGAAATAAACGGCTTCTCGTTTCCTGAGGAACTTCTATACGATCCTGAGAAACACGTTTGGCTAAAACTAGACGGGAATCTAGCCACTTTAGGAATAACCGATTTGGGACAATATATGACCGGAAAGATATTCCAGGTTTCCACTAAGAACGTAGGCGATAAGATCACTTCTAGAACCCCTGTCTTTACGATAGAGAGCGCTAAATGGGTAGGGAAGTTCAGATTCCCTATTACAGGAGAAGTGATAGAGGTAAACAAGGAGGTAATTGATAACTCTGGCCTTCTCAATGAAGATCCTTACAAGAACTGGATCGTAAAGATTAAGGTAGACAGTATAGATAGGAACGCGTTCAAACCTTTGAGCGAAGTGATACAACTGTTTGAAAGGGAGGCAGGTAGGATTGTTAAACGATAA
- the mvaD gene encoding diphosphomevalonate decarboxylase — protein MRIEAEAVAPANIAVVKYWGKRNKQLNLPLNDSLSITLESLQVRSKVTFDENLNHDEIFVNGERLSDYETREYAGRVLEIIRKLYGKRVFARIESTSNFPSSAGLASSAAGIAALTFASNAALNLGLDDKELSKIARVGSGSACRSMFGGFVRWNKGESDEGDDSFCEQVFGPDHWPNLVDVIGIFKEEKKKVSSRSGMESSVASSSLLKCRLRFVEETFDDIIKAIRDRDVNSFFHLTMRHSNSMHAIILDSWPSMSYLNDKSFVVMDWVHEFGKAAYTFDAGPNPHILVLEENVQEVVNFLEGLGAKVIVSKIGKGPSLVRSET, from the coding sequence TTGAGAATAGAAGCTGAGGCTGTTGCACCTGCGAACATAGCTGTGGTTAAGTATTGGGGGAAGAGAAACAAACAATTGAACTTACCTTTGAATGACTCCTTATCGATAACTCTAGAGTCTCTGCAGGTTAGATCTAAAGTAACTTTTGACGAGAACCTTAATCATGATGAGATTTTCGTCAATGGAGAAAGGCTTAGCGATTATGAGACTAGGGAGTACGCGGGTAGAGTACTAGAGATAATAAGGAAATTGTACGGCAAGAGAGTTTTCGCTAGGATAGAGTCCACATCTAACTTTCCTAGCTCCGCGGGATTAGCGTCTTCGGCTGCAGGGATCGCTGCCTTAACCTTTGCATCAAACGCCGCTTTGAATCTTGGACTGGACGACAAGGAGCTCTCTAAGATAGCTAGGGTAGGTTCTGGAAGCGCGTGTAGAAGCATGTTTGGGGGCTTCGTGAGATGGAACAAGGGCGAATCAGACGAAGGAGATGACTCTTTTTGTGAGCAAGTTTTTGGCCCCGATCATTGGCCTAACTTAGTTGACGTAATAGGGATCTTCAAGGAGGAGAAGAAGAAGGTGTCCTCAAGGTCAGGGATGGAGAGTAGCGTTGCCAGCTCGTCTCTCCTCAAGTGCAGACTACGATTTGTCGAAGAGACCTTTGATGATATAATAAAGGCCATACGAGACAGAGACGTGAACTCGTTTTTCCACTTAACTATGAGACATAGTAACAGCATGCACGCAATAATTCTAGATTCTTGGCCCTCAATGAGTTACCTAAACGATAAGTCCTTTGTTGTAATGGATTGGGTTCATGAGTTCGGAAAGGCTGCCTACACTTTCGACGCTGGGCCAAATCCTCACATACTTGTCCTAGAGGAGAACGTCCAAGAGGTAGTTAATTTCCTAGAAGGACTAGGAGCTAAGGTCATAGTTAGCAAAATCGGAAAGGGGCCCTCTTTAGTTCGATCAGAAACCTAA